The nucleotide sequence CAATTTCGTCAAGAATGATTTCGATAAACTCCTGACGTTGTGGTTCTGTTTCGTCAAGCTGCAGGAATTCAGCATATCCTTTCATTGATGTGAGTGGATTTCTGATTTCATGGGCAACACCAGCAGCGAGCTGGCCAACGGCAGCAAGCTTATCCTGGCGGTGCAGCATTTCCTCGGATTTTTTCTTCTCTGTGATATCGTTACGTATGGCAAGGTACTGATATGGCTTACCATTTTCGTTCAAAAAAGGAACGATGGTAGTAGCCACCCAGTAAAAAGAACCATCCTTCGCCCTGTTTCGGATATCCCCTTTCCAAACCTGGCCAGACCCAATGGTTTTCCAAAGATTTTTAAAGAATTCCTTGGAATGCAATCCGGAATTCAAAATGTTGTGGTCGTTACCGATTAATTCTTCCCTGCTGTATTTAGAGATTTCACAGAATTTATCATTAACACTTTTGATGATCCCCTTCTCGTCAGTAAAAGCCACGATGGAAGATTGGTCAAGGGCAAAATTAATATCACTAATCTCTTTCAATGTTTCCTCTAGGCTTGCCTCCGCCTGCTTTCTTTGAGTTATATCAGAACGGATCGAAACATATTGATATGGCCTGCCTTTACTATTCAGGAATGGAACAATCGTGGTATCAACCCAATAATAAGAACCATCTTTCTTCTTATTCCGGATTTCCCCCTTCCAAACCTCTCCAGAACCAATCGTTTTCCACATATCTTTGAAAAATTCCTTTTTATGAAGGTCTGAATTCAATATCGAGTGATTTTGACCTAACAGTTCAGCTTCACTATATCCGGAAATCTCTATAAATTTTTCATTTACATATGTGATATTCCCTTTAGGATCCGTAATCGCCACAATGGCTGATGTATTAAGTGCATCCGTAATATCTTTCAAATTCGTATCTGTAACTGCCAGCCTTTTGCTGATCAACGCACTTGAACCAATCAAACCAGCAAGGATAAGTACCGAGATAAAAACAATAAGATAACCGATCAAAGACTCTGGAATCTCGGTCTGCTGGACAAAACCGTTGCTCATGCTGATTGAAGATGCTCTTGTTAAAAGAAAATGACCTTCAACAATTGCAGCAGTCACGAAAAGAGCGCTTAGCGGCTTAATCCAGCCATGGTTTCCTTGAGTAAAACTTTTCGTAAAGAAAAGCATCCAAAAAGAAAAGTAAAATGACCCGAATACAAGAGCAAGTGCAATCAGTAAAATGAAAGGCTGATAACTAAAATCGAACTTCATTGAGTACATTCCCAGGATATGGACAACTAGAATTGCAAGCATCATGAATAAACTTCCAGCAAGCATATTGATTTTTTTCACCGACTTGCCAGTCATTGCATAGAACGCCATTGCCGTAAAAGAAATAACCAAAATAATTGATAAAATAGTTATTGGAATTCGATAAGACACAGTGCCATTGAGATTCATTGCGAGCATTCCAAAGAAATTCATAACCCAAATCCCTATTCCAAGTGAAAATGCCCCGCCCAAAAACAGGAATCGCTTATTCCGATCAGAAGTTTTTATAAGACTGAATAAATCAAGTGCTGTATAAGATGACATGACTGTCAATAAAATAGCTACTATGAGTAAAATTGGATTGAAGGATAATTCCGGATTATCCATTTAGGCATCATTCCCCATTTAAAGTTTCATTTCGATTGTATGTTAAAACGGAAAAGAATAAAAGGGTTTATTAAATATAATGTAATAACTTTGTCACTTTTATCTATTGACAATTGAAATTTATGGGAATCCGATTCACCTTTGTGGTTGACTTTTCTACAAACAGCCTCACGAACTCATAATCTCTGAATCACATATACCCTCACTACTTATTGACTAATACCCCAAATAGATCATATGAACAAAAACCTATTTTTTAATTTTTTCAAAAAAAGGCTACACAAATTTTCTATTTATGTTTATACTGTACTATAACAGGTTAAGTAAAATATAAATTGTACTATAAAAGGAGGAGTTTTATCATGATGAGTCCGGTTGAATTTTTTCGTAACTTACCAAAGAAGGTGTGCCCTGAATGTGGTGAAGGGATGCATGAACAAGCAGAGTCCTATTTGATGGAATGCGATCGCTGTTTATCGAAAAAAGAGGAATAATGTGAAAAGGCACCTTTTAAAGGTGCCTTTTTATCTAATAAAGAAAAAAAACTTACATAGAAAAAGAAGCTCATTTGCGAGCTTCTTTTTTAACATCTTAGGAGACCCAACCAGCATCAGCCCAAAACATTTTGGAACTATTGAGTTGTATGATCCTCTTACTATAGCCGATGTGTGTTTGTTCCGCATTAAAGTGTCTTACATAAAAAGGTTTACCTTTTTTATGACGACCCTTTACAAACACATTTTTCGGTATAATCACCGAGAGACTCATTATTCCCTTTAGTAATCGTTTAGCACTTTACTTCATTTTTATCATGCATCCCGACTTACCAATCCAGTTGGATGGCAAGCTGCCTTCAAGGATATGTTCTCCTAATGACTGTTTCACCTGAATGTTGTTGAATTCCTTTGAAGCTGGTACCTTTCCAAGTATCGATTGATACTCTGTTGGTTAAAAGCTTCTTTCCAGCGTACCAGTAAAGAATAGGCTGGACTATCGCTTCTTCCCTTTTGAAATGAACCATTTGGGAGGACAACATCATTCTGGTTTAACTTGTGTTCAGATTCAAAATCCCTGCGGCTGGTGATACTGATTTTGTGAAGAGAAGGTAACAACACTTTAGGAATAAACCTTTTTTCGTTCACTACGGAACGAACACAATTGGTTGAGCCTCCTAAGATGTTAATGACTTTCTTTCTACACTTTTATTATACCACCTTATCCACATGTAAACCCTTACATTTGTGACAAATTAATGTCTTTTCCAATATTTATGACACGGGTTAAATTACCCGTATATCCTATATCTCAATACAAAAACTACTCTTATCAGGGGGTGAGACTATGGACATTAATAAAGATAAAGATGATTTAAAAAGGGACAAGGATTTACTCAAATCAACTTACACACCAAATCAACGATATGTGCCAGGAGGATCAGTTGATGAGCACAGAGATTTCGAAGCAGGAAATATTATTCTTACAGGGGATGAAATAAAACAGCAGAATGAAAATTTATGATGGGAGGGTGTCTCCTATAACTACATCCAAGCGTAAACAGCTGATGATAGAAACTTAACGAAAAGAGGTATTCCACTTGGATTTAATCGATCCGAAAAATTTAAAATTTGGTGATGAAGTGTTCGTTATATACCGGAACCCTCATGTACCTTCTGTTTCAAACATAAGAGCTGGTGAAATAGTTCCGCATCCAAAAGATCCTAATGAATTTGCCTTGTTCCTGAACGAAACCTTACATGTAATTGAAGACGATGATGCTCTATTTGCTACACAAGATGCAGCAGAACAAGCTTATTTTGAAGCGATGGACCCATATAACTCTTAGTCACCCCCTTCCTATCCAAGGTTTTAACAGTATTTAAAGGGGTAAAAATAGAAATGCAAGCCAATTTCTATAAGGAGGGATGAAGATGAAAGTTTTATCAGCATCTTCTAAGCTCGTCATTGGCTCTGCACTTGAAGGAGGATTTGTCCATCTAAAGAAAGGCATCCTTACCCCCAACAAAGTGATACGACGTGGAAAGCTTTAAATTGGCAAATCCTCTTTCTCTACAAGCACATCCATCCAGGGGTGTGCTTTTCTTTTTGGAATTTTTAGAAAATTAAAGGGTTTTCTTATCATTAAACGAATTTAATTAACCAATAAAAATGTGTGGGGTGAATCAAATTGCTTCAATTAGAAATGGAACCTGCCTTGGAACCTAATGAAACCCGATTGCAACCTTCTTACAGAATGGACCTCAGAAATTATTCAGAAAAGGAATACAATAAGTTTGTAAAATTGAATACTGTGAATGATTGGAGCCAGCTAAGCTGGAAAGATGTAGGAAGACCATACGAGGTAACTTCCTTTGCGCAGGAAAAGAAGGACTGGGAAGAAGTCAATCATCAAAGTCTTCCGGCGAACATTTCCTGGCAGATGTTCAACAAATCGTTCCACGAATGGTTCGTCAAGGATGTTCCTGCTGAAATGGACAAATCTAAACAAAATTTCATGAAGAGCCTTAAGAATTTCAAGCTCACAGAAACAAAGTCTGCGTTAGGTGAAATGATTAGGATACACCTATGGAACTACGCTCACAGGATTGAGGACGGCATTTGGGACCCGAGGGGCAAACGTGCTTTGTTCGAAGGTCTTGATTTAATCAAGCCAAGAATCCTTTTTCTTGGAGCAGCTGAGGGCTATGAAGCAATGCAATTAAGTTCAATGTATCCAGGCGGTGACATAGTCTTTGTGGATTACGATCCTTTCTGCAAGGATACAAGGTTTGCGGATTTCCCTGACACTTATCCATTTCTGGGAGTCAATCCGTCAACAGGAGGCAACAAAGTCTACCATAAAAGTGATTTTGAGACTGAATACATGGTTGAAGATATTCGCAAGCTCCCTTTTGGGCGGGAATTTGATATCGTCCTTAGCGTCGGATTACTAGAGCACTTCCCGGATTCTTTAAAAAGCGAAGTCGTTGATTGGCATTCGAGGTTCCTAAAACCAGGTGGATATATCATAATGACAACACCCAGGGCTCAGTTAAAATCCAAACTGTATTATGAAATAATGGCCGATGTCATGAACCATACATACAGGGAACTGATGACAGTCGAGCAGATGGGCCTTTATTTATACGAAAATGGTTTGGACATTTTAAGACATGGTTATATCAAAGTCCATAACGGCATCGTAGCACGGCCTAGATAAGCTCAGGCCCTTCTTTAGAAGGGCCTATGCATTTTAAAGATCCGATCTCTTTACCGGTTCCTCTTCGTTATTTGTCTGATTACCAGTACTTGAAGTATATCCTACTCGATAGACAAAATCTTTCTTTTGCTTTAACGCATTTGGCATTTTGTATTGATCACCATTCGATTGGAATTCACCTTTTTGCGACACTTATATCCCTCATTTCCTGCTTACTGATGTCCTCGGTTATTGAATTCATCTTCAGCTCCGGACGAGCGCTCAACTTTTCCGCCGATTTCCCCTTCTG is from Mesobacillus boroniphilus and encodes:
- a CDS encoding PAS domain S-box protein, whose protein sequence is MDNPELSFNPILLIVAILLTVMSSYTALDLFSLIKTSDRNKRFLFLGGAFSLGIGIWVMNFFGMLAMNLNGTVSYRIPITILSIILVISFTAMAFYAMTGKSVKKINMLAGSLFMMLAILVVHILGMYSMKFDFSYQPFILLIALALVFGSFYFSFWMLFFTKSFTQGNHGWIKPLSALFVTAAIVEGHFLLTRASSISMSNGFVQQTEIPESLIGYLIVFISVLILAGLIGSSALISKRLAVTDTNLKDITDALNTSAIVAITDPKGNITYVNEKFIEISGYSEAELLGQNHSILNSDLHKKEFFKDMWKTIGSGEVWKGEIRNKKKDGSYYWVDTTIVPFLNSKGRPYQYVSIRSDITQRKQAEASLEETLKEISDINFALDQSSIVAFTDEKGIIKSVNDKFCEISKYSREELIGNDHNILNSGLHSKEFFKNLWKTIGSGQVWKGDIRNRAKDGSFYWVATTIVPFLNENGKPYQYLAIRNDITEKKKSEEMLHRQDKLAAVGQLAAGVAHEIRNPLTSMKGYAEFLQLDETEPQRQEFIEIILDEIDRVNNIVEEFMVLAKPKAVELEEQNIIPIVQNVVSMLKFEARKRNVKLDFDATEEIIQIECDENRLKQVFLNFIKNGIEAMPDGGDLKVRTEIQDDNVVISIKDTGVGIPPETLEKIGEPFYTTKKNGNGLGLMVSFKIIESHNGKVYIESEQNKGTTFKIMLPAKTA
- the yhfH gene encoding protein YhfH translates to MMMSPVEFFRNLPKKVCPECGEGMHEQAESYLMECDRCLSKKEE
- a CDS encoding transcriptional regulator SplA domain-containing protein, whose translation is MDLIDPKNLKFGDEVFVIYRNPHVPSVSNIRAGEIVPHPKDPNEFALFLNETLHVIEDDDALFATQDAAEQAYFEAMDPYNS
- a CDS encoding class I SAM-dependent methyltransferase, whose protein sequence is MLQLEMEPALEPNETRLQPSYRMDLRNYSEKEYNKFVKLNTVNDWSQLSWKDVGRPYEVTSFAQEKKDWEEVNHQSLPANISWQMFNKSFHEWFVKDVPAEMDKSKQNFMKSLKNFKLTETKSALGEMIRIHLWNYAHRIEDGIWDPRGKRALFEGLDLIKPRILFLGAAEGYEAMQLSSMYPGGDIVFVDYDPFCKDTRFADFPDTYPFLGVNPSTGGNKVYHKSDFETEYMVEDIRKLPFGREFDIVLSVGLLEHFPDSLKSEVVDWHSRFLKPGGYIIMTTPRAQLKSKLYYEIMADVMNHTYRELMTVEQMGLYLYENGLDILRHGYIKVHNGIVARPR